A window of the Eulemur rufifrons isolate Redbay chromosome 6, OSU_ERuf_1, whole genome shotgun sequence genome harbors these coding sequences:
- the TMEM225 gene encoding transmembrane protein 225 isoform X2, protein MLHLSNRSIQDGLEIIRIMMILILYLSFILNLTFGLESTYIIPQNRYIHLITAGLSFLSGILMFCALLLYYLKLRQGQSLYLFSYRISWISFTSYVNIFFLFVCGILSLLQCKQFHSCSCPNTHQSSIKCKEFGSSVEAISLPERPVMPRSIVRMHSVDSKEEVPNKPQIQTRRVTWAL, encoded by the exons ATGTTGCATTTATCAAACAGAAGTATCCA AGATGGCCTGGAAATCATCAGGATTATGATGATTTTGATCCTCTACCTCTCCTTCATCCTTAACTTGACGTTCGGTTTGGAATCCACCTATATAATTCCGCAAAATAGATATATCCACCTCATCACTgccggcctcagtttcctctcag GTATCCTTATGTTTTGTGCACTCCTACTGTACTACCTGAAGCTGAGGCAAGGTCAATCCCTGTACCTCTTTAGTTACAGGATCAGCTGGATCAGTTTCACTAGCTAcgtaaacattttctttctttttgtttgtg GAATCCTCTCCCTCCTACAGTGCAAGCAGTTCCATAGCTGTTCCTGCCCAAACACTCATCAATCTAGCATAAAATGTAAGGAATTTGGGAGTTCAGTTGAAGCTATTTCGCTACCAGAACGCCCTGTAATGCCTCGTAGCATTGTCCGTATGCACTCTGTGGATTCAAAAGAAGAAGTTCCAAACAAACCACAAATCCAAACACGTCGTGTAACCTGGGCTCTGTGA
- the LOC138383737 gene encoding olfactory receptor 10S1-like, whose translation MPMETEYPNQTMVSHFVLEGLMYTAEHPSLFFLLFFLIYTITVIGNLLILITVRSDPHLCSPMYHFLGHLSFLDTCLSTVTVPKVMAGLLTLDGKVISFEGCAIQLYCFHFLASTECFLYTVMAYDRYLAICQPLHYPVAMNRRMCAGLAGITWATGAMHSAIHTSLTFHLLYCGPHHIAYFFCDIPPVLKLACADTTINELVMLANIGIVAAGCLSLIIVSYVFIVAAVLRIRTAEGRRRAFSTCTAHLTVVLLYYMPPVCIYLQPRSGGPGAGAPAVFYTIVTPMLNPFIYTLRNKEVKRALRRLLCHSSRKPQAGSPPP comes from the coding sequence ATGCCCATGGAGACAGAATACCCCAACCAGACGATGGTGAGCCACTTTGTCCTGGAGGGTCTGATGTACACAGCTGAACATCCTagcctcttctttctcctcttcttcctcatctatACCATCACCGTGATTGGGAATCTCCTCATTCTCATAACTGTGCGCTCTGATCCTCACCTCTGCTCCCCTATGTACCACTTCCTGGGGCACCTCTCTTTCCTGGATACATGTTTGTCTACAGTGACGGTGCCCAAGGTCATGGCAGGCCTGCTGACACTGGATGGGAAGGTGATCTCCTTTGAGGGCTGCGCTATACAGCTTTACTGCTTCCACTTCCTGGCCAGCACTGAGTGCTTCCTGTACACAGTCATGGCTTATGACCGCTACCTGGCTATCTGTCAACCCCTGCACTACCCAGTGGCCATGAACAGGCGGATGTGTGCAGGGCTGGCTGGAATCACTTGGGCCACTGGTGCTATGCACTCTGCAATCCATACCTCCCTGACCTTCCACCTGCTCTACTGTGGGCCTCACCACATAGCATATTTCTTCTGTGACATCCCCCCTGTGCTGAAGCTGGCCTGTGCAGACACCACCATTAATGAGCTTGTCATGCTTGCCAACATTGGCATCGTGGCTGCAGGCTGCCTGAGCCTCATCATCGTATCCTATGTCTTCATCGTCGCAGCCGTGTTGCGCATCCGCACGGCCGAGGGCCGGCGACGGGCCTTCTCTACGTGCACTGCCCACCTCACCGTGGTGCTCCTGTACTACATGCCGCCTGTCTGCATCTACCTGCAACCTCGCTCCGGTGGGCCAGGAGCTGGCGCCCCGGCTGTCTTCTACACAATAGTCACTCCAATGCTCAACCCTTTCATTTACACTCTGCGGAACAAAGAGGTGAAGCGGGCTCTGCGAAGGCTTTTGTGCCACAGCTCCAGAAAGCCTCAGGCAGGCAGCCCACCCCCATGA
- the TMEM225 gene encoding transmembrane protein 225 isoform X1: MLHLSNRSIQAMKILFSSWNIVLLIVGIIIDEWVELTSERKNTKMSHSPWMMCCTKVWPEDGLEIIRIMMILILYLSFILNLTFGLESTYIIPQNRYIHLITAGLSFLSGILMFCALLLYYLKLRQGQSLYLFSYRISWISFTSYVNIFFLFVCGILSLLQCKQFHSCSCPNTHQSSIKCKEFGSSVEAISLPERPVMPRSIVRMHSVDSKEEVPNKPQIQTRRVTWAL, encoded by the exons ATGTTGCATTTATCAAACAGAAGTATCCAGGCCATGAAAATACTCTTCTCCTCCTGGAACATAGTCCTGTTGATAGTAGGAATCATCATAGATGAATGGGTTGAATtgacttcagaaagaaaaaataccaagATGAGCCATAGTCCATGGATGATGTGTTGCACTAAGGTTTGGCCAGAAG ATGGCCTGGAAATCATCAGGATTATGATGATTTTGATCCTCTACCTCTCCTTCATCCTTAACTTGACGTTCGGTTTGGAATCCACCTATATAATTCCGCAAAATAGATATATCCACCTCATCACTgccggcctcagtttcctctcag GTATCCTTATGTTTTGTGCACTCCTACTGTACTACCTGAAGCTGAGGCAAGGTCAATCCCTGTACCTCTTTAGTTACAGGATCAGCTGGATCAGTTTCACTAGCTAcgtaaacattttctttctttttgtttgtg GAATCCTCTCCCTCCTACAGTGCAAGCAGTTCCATAGCTGTTCCTGCCCAAACACTCATCAATCTAGCATAAAATGTAAGGAATTTGGGAGTTCAGTTGAAGCTATTTCGCTACCAGAACGCCCTGTAATGCCTCGTAGCATTGTCCGTATGCACTCTGTGGATTCAAAAGAAGAAGTTCCAAACAAACCACAAATCCAAACACGTCGTGTAACCTGGGCTCTGTGA